The sequence TTACGTATGCAGCAATATTGTATTGCctatcaacatagttggttgcccctaaaccaacttgttgaaagcacttcatggcatgtgcgcacggcatgtggtagatggtccattttCCACATGAACACAACCTACTGGATTCATTCACCGTCTATAGATTATTCCCCCGGAATCCGCGGATAgcggtcttaacttcaaaaataccCCGGTCATGATCGTACTGTAAAAATGAATGTCAATGTGCTCGCCTCATGTACCTTTCAAGTCTTCTCATCGGTATTGCTTCCATTTGCTCTGAGACGTCAAGGGATCGAACTCCCTTGGCTCAAATAGATAGTTTTTTACGTGTTTCACTTAATTTGAACACGTGGCTGCTAGTTACGGGGGCCTATTGCTAAAATTATAGGCTGTATTTAAAAACTACTTGACCCTAATTTGTTAAAAACCTTTCAGAAATACAGCCCATAATTGTTGCCCACTTTAAAAACAATTATTTTCCCTCAATTAGCATAAAAACTACTTGACACTAATTTATTAAAAACCTTTCTGAATTAGGAACTGTTGCGCACTTTAAAAACGATTCTTTACCCTCAATTAGCATAAAAAGTACTGCTGCCcacttttaaattttcaaactcCAAAGAAGCTAAATTACATCAGGTTAGTACTAATTCTGTCTCTTTAgatgataattttttattaagtacttgtatttttactttttttatttctttatgaCTAGAACTGTGAATCTATTTTATAATTTgaatttattattaatttttttggtGTATTTAATGATCTTGGGAGTTAATGAAATTGTTAATTATAAGTTATTATCGTGCTGATCAATCTACTATTCATCACTTGCTTAGCTCGATGAATAGTGATTGCTGTTTTCTGTAATAGATCAAGTTATTAGATAACAAAAATAAATGTTTAAGTTATCTAGAAAAACAAATAAGAGTATTACAAAATTGTAGTAGTAATCTTTGAACAAATATTCAAAGCTTGTTCATCGTTACAAAAATATAATCAAACAAAAAGTTGTTGTCATTTATATATTGGatttgatgtgatcaatttagaAAGAAATTAATTACATGTCAAAAGTAAAACTAGTTGTAGTTAATTCAACAAAGAATTATGAATTATAGAACTAAAACGAAAACATAGTTTGGGGGGCAACTTTTTTCAAGTACTAGAAAAAGAAAGGCAAATCAACTAGTTTAGTGACACTGCAATTTTCTAGACATAGTTTAGTGATTTTCTAGACACTGCAATTCACTTgcttataattaattttttttgggtGTATTTAATGATTTTGGGAGTTAATAAAACCGTTAACTATAAGTTATTGTCGTGCTGGTCATGTTAACATAGTTTGACTGATTCATATGAATGTAAATGTTGAAGTTAGAGTATATGAGTGTGTAGTATTGATTTGCTCCTAGTTTATTTCAGTCTATTTTCTAGTTATAATAAACTTATTTAGGATTTATCTAAGAATAATGTGGATACTTGAATTTTTGATTTAGATTAAATTACAATGAAGAGATACTATActgcaacttccaaaattcaaaattcaagttCAACATCTCAAGATGTATCTAACTTGGAAGAAAGAACTAATGAGTCGGAACAACATCAACAAAGTGAAAGAGTTAATTTAGACACTTTAGAAGTTGATCCTGGGAAAGATTAGCAATTTTAAAATATCATCCAAATGACCGTGATGCAATACAAAGAACATATCTTCAAAGAGGTGCTTTCCAACCTCGAGACCACAAATTTCCTCAAAGAAATCTTTATGGTAAATTGTGTCGCTTTAATCCTCAATGGTTTTCTGAATATGATTGGTTGTAGTATAGCGTAACAAAAGATGCAGCCTTTTGCttctattgttatttgtttcaagATGAATGCATCAAACAAGGGGAAGGAGATGTATTTTCAAGTGTAGGATTTACAAGTTGGAACAAGAAGGATAGATTTGATATGCATATTAGTGGACCAAATAGTATTCATAATAAGTCGAGAAAGAGAAGTGATGATTTGTTGAGACAAAAATAATCCATTCAAAGTGTACTTGCTAAACAATCTGATCAACAAAAGCTAGAATATCGGATTCGTTTAGAGGCTGTAGTTGATGTGATAAGATATCTTTTACACCAAGGATTATTATTTTGGGGACATCGTGAAGATGAATCATCTCTCAATAAAGGTAACTATGTTGAACTTCTTAGATGGTATACTAAAAGGTGTGATCATGTTGTCGATGCATTTAAAAAAGCTCCAAAGAATAATCAATTGACTTCTCCATACATTCAAAAGGATATTATTACTGCATGTAAGATGGAAACAGTTAAATGTATCATTGAGGATTTAAATAATAATCACTTTTTCATATTAGTTGATGAATCTCGTGATGTGTCATGTAAGGAGCAAATAGCTATTGTTTTGAGGTATGTTGATAGAAGGGGAAGTGTGATGGAGTGATTTATCGGTATTGTTCATGTTCGTGAAACTACTGTTTTGTCTCTAAAGAATGGAATTATTGGTTTATTTGCTCAACATTCTTTAAGTCCATCTTCCATACGGGGATAATGTTATGATGGAGTAAGCAATATGCAAGGTGATATAAATGGGCTTAAAATCTTGATGCAAAAAGAAAGTAAAGGTGCCCATTCTATTCATTGTTTTTCTCATCAGCTTCAACTAACTCTTGTTGCAGTGTCTAAAAGATGTGATGAAGTGCAAGAACTTTTGTTGGTTGTTTTCGATATCTTAAATATGGTGGAATCTTCTTTCAAGCGTAGAGATGAACTTCGCGAATCTCAAGCGGAAGAAATTGAAGAAGCATTACGTAAAGGTGAGCTTGAAACTGGTAGGGGCTTAAATCAAGAATTAGGTCTTGCTAGAGCTGGTGATACTCGATGGGATTCTCACATCAAATCCTTTAACAATTTTGTTCTTATGTTTGGCCCTATCATTGATATACTTGATGCAATTGCTATTAATGCACGTTTTGAAGAAAAGTGTAAGGCAAAGGGATACCTTAAAGCATGTTTAACATTTGAGATTGTCTTCATGTTGCATTTTATGCGCACTATTTTAGCAATCACAAATGAGCTTAATGTTGCCTttcaaaagaagaaggaagatatTGCAAATGCTATGATACTTGTTAGAGTAGCAAAATATCGATTGTAGCTTCTAAGAGAGAAATGTTGGGCTTCACTTATTGATGAGGTATCTAAGTTTTGTATCAAATACGACATATGATATCTAACTTTGATGAACCTTATGTTATCCTTGGAAGATCACGTCGTAGAGTTTCAGAGTATAATTTTTTTCATCACTACCATGTTGTAGTATTCTGTGAAACTATTGATTGGAAATTTCAAGAACTAAATAACCGCTTTGATGAGGTGACAACTGAATTGCTTCTTGGAGTTGCTTTCTTGAACCCAGTtaattctttttcaagttttgacatTGAAAAGATATTGAGATTAGCGAAGCTATATCCTGATGATTTTGATAAATATTCTATAGTTGACCTTCATTTTCAACTTGAGAATTACATTGCTGATGTCAAAGATCATGACAAAAGGTTTTTCGATCTTAAGGGACTTGGTGATCTTTCTAAGAAACTAGTAGAAACAAAGAAGCATGGGACTTATCCTCGTGTGTTTCGGCTAGTGAAATTTGCTTTACTTTTGGTAGTTGCTACGGCTACGGTTGAAAGAGCTTTCTCAGCAATGAAGTTGATTAAGACTGACTTGCGTAATCAAATGGATGATGAGATTTTAAATGGTTGTTTGGTGCCTTATATAGAAAAAGAAGTATTTAGTAATATTTCTAATGAGGCTATTATGGATACATTTCAAAACATGAAAACTCATCGAGGAGAATTGTAGTAACGTGCTTGAATTGTGTTTCGTTAATATAATTTAAGTTGTCTTTTTATAATATGATATATTATATTACAATAATTTATTCAATTGTTCACTCTGTTAAATAGTGACACCGCTTATAAAAATTCTGCGTACGCCACTGGCTGGCTTCATTCACGGTTTGTAAATTATTCCCCCGGTGTCCGCGGATAgtggtgcgaacttcaaaaacaccccAGTCGTGATCATACTGTAAATATGAATGCCAATGTTATTGCCTCCTATATTTATCAAATCTTCTTATCGGcattggcataaattgaacacccctgtccatcaattctgatgcaactctatgcctttcaacaaacctctccgcagTCTGTTTGAATGTCATCCGGACCATAGCAGTGATAGGCAATCCACGTTCAGACTTCAATAAGCCATTGAATGACTGCGACACATTTGTAGTAAGGGCTCtccatcgtctgccaccatcagcatgcaatgtccatttgtgaagctcatgtcgcatcagTCAATTATAGGCTTTTTCGTCTAACTGCCAGATCGCTTTCATGTGCCTCgtgaatttgcactgctggtgctcagATGCGTCCATCCGCATTAAATCATGCAGGGCCTTGTCTGGATATTTTTTCTGGAAATTTGCCTTCAGGTGCCTCGCACAGTAAcagtggtatgcataaggttcctgccattcaggcaaaCGCTctacagaacttaatataccaccatgacgatcagatattagacagatacctgaacgttgtttgacaacgtgctgcttcaagtggttcaaaaatagcgtccacgtctcttggctttcattggcacagaTGACAAAAACTAGTAGAAATATTTGTCtgttggcatctactgcaactgcgatcaaaagcttaatatcatactttccatagacatgtgtaccgtctatggaaattacTGAACGACAATGTACAAAACCAttaattgctggtttaaatgaccagaacatgtagttgaaaatatattttggTATTCCCAGACTCCGCTTatgcctccattcaacaacagtcacATGATTAAAGTGTttcagtgcggccatgtacctgggtagagatgaaaatgacttatctcagtcaccataaataatttcaaatgcaCGTTTGTGCCCGAAATATacttttcttttggttatagtacaccCATATTCCTAGTGGACggatgtaatacactctttgatcttgtacctaaCGGACACTTCCAAGTGTGGAATCAAGACGAGAGAAATAAAGTctacatccaagttgaagtgattctgaTTGAATGTGCCTATTTCACATCTGTGAGTGCcaatatatttacccactttccacaacccTGTTTCCTTTTGATCGCACACAACATCCAGCTACAACCCATAAACTGTCTACGACATACACCCTTGCATACCTCCAGAGTTGACTCccttaccgtcatctcacgacactctcttacgttgtatatttttacaacccTGGTTAAGCGagctttatcaggaaaatacatgccctttgccagcaccgttggtctagac is a genomic window of Nicotiana tabacum cultivar K326 chromosome 16, ASM71507v2, whole genome shotgun sequence containing:
- the LOC142170189 gene encoding uncharacterized protein LOC142170189 — encoded protein: MQGDINGLKILMQKESKGAHSIHCFSHQLQLTLVAVSKRCDEVQELLLVVFDILNMVESSFKRRDELRESQAEEIEEALRKGELETGRGLNQELGLARAGDTRWDSHIKSFNNFVLMFGPIIDILDAIAINARFEEKCKAKGYLKACLTFEIVFMLHFMRTILAITNELNVAFQKKKEDIANAMILVRVAKYRL
- the LOC107784005 gene encoding uncharacterized protein LOC107784005; this encodes MISNFDEPYVILGRSRRRVSEYNFFHHYHVVVFCETIDWKFQELNNRFDEVTTELLLGVAFLNPVNSFSSFDIEKILRLAKLYPDDFDKYSIVDLHFQLENYIADVKDHDKRFFDLKGLGDLSKKLVETKKHGTYPRVFRLVKFALLLVVATATVERAFSAMKLIKTDLRNQMDDEILNGCLVPYIEKEVFSNISNEAIMDTFQNMKTHRGEL